From Woronichinia naegeliana WA131, the proteins below share one genomic window:
- a CDS encoding tetratricopeptide repeat protein: protein MLFALFLSTELSGLALFPVLATLPPNLTTTPAKPTNISEVDPLNPDLYPPDPLLPLSVPLSPFQRRRLREALDKLNLEAQAQADTGNQDGAFDIWYRELRARRTLGALEEINALGRVGGVAWEKTRKEDVARITKRLEQVKLEQQGDASLTPEILTALAKAYQKMRSLDEAIAIYQQMRVNAKAQKNVKAEEQSLNILGELYLAKFDYTNAAIIYEDLLARSQARKNAYWEGIYLQKLAEIYSKSSEPSNAIRIKEQLVKRHIKDQKIELIPDLKIALGEDYEALNQPEKASQNYQEAYSLSWSLQQFGAAGLALKKLANLYQVNNQPSFALQIYQKLLRIEQQSYNYYGLMKTYEQVAQLYRTAKQYQPALMAYQQSLALARSLKYQEQEDYLLNQIQLVNSEMQNKVPIK, encoded by the coding sequence GAAACCCACTAATATCAGCGAAGTTGACCCCCTCAATCCCGATCTCTATCCCCCTGATCCCCTGCTCCCGTTAAGTGTACCCCTTTCACCTTTTCAACGCCGTCGTCTGCGGGAAGCCTTGGACAAACTCAATCTAGAGGCTCAAGCCCAAGCCGATACTGGGAATCAGGATGGAGCCTTTGACATCTGGTATCGAGAATTACGGGCTAGACGGACTTTGGGAGCTTTAGAAGAAATTAACGCCCTGGGACGGGTGGGGGGAGTGGCCTGGGAAAAAACGCGCAAAGAGGATGTGGCACGCATCACTAAACGACTAGAACAGGTCAAACTGGAGCAGCAGGGAGATGCTTCCTTAACGCCTGAAATTCTTACCGCTTTAGCCAAAGCCTATCAAAAAATGCGAAGTCTGGATGAGGCGATCGCCATTTATCAACAGATGCGAGTCAATGCCAAAGCGCAAAAAAATGTGAAAGCGGAAGAACAATCCTTAAATATTTTAGGAGAACTCTATTTAGCCAAATTTGACTACACCAATGCAGCTATTATCTATGAAGATTTATTAGCGCGATCCCAAGCCAGAAAAAACGCCTATTGGGAAGGAATTTATCTGCAAAAACTAGCCGAAATTTATAGCAAATCCTCTGAACCGAGCAATGCGATTCGCATCAAAGAGCAATTAGTTAAACGTCATATTAAGGATCAAAAAATCGAACTTATTCCCGATTTAAAAATTGCCTTAGGAGAAGACTATGAAGCTCTCAATCAGCCCGAAAAAGCGAGTCAAAATTATCAAGAAGCCTATTCTCTGAGTTGGTCTCTCCAGCAATTTGGAGCCGCAGGACTGGCATTAAAGAAGTTAGCCAATCTCTATCAAGTTAATAATCAACCTAGCTTTGCCCTCCAAATTTACCAAAAGCTCTTGCGTATTGAACAGCAATCCTATAATTACTACGGTTTAATGAAAACCTATGAACAAGTTGCCCAACTCTATCGCACAGCAAAACAGTATCAACCGGCTTTGATGGCCTATCAACAATCCCTAGCCTTGGCCCGTTCTCTAAAATATCAAGAACAGGAAGATTATTTACTGAATCAAATTCAGTTGGTTAATAGTGAAATGCAAAATAAGGTGCCTATTAAATAA
- a CDS encoding alpha/beta fold hydrolase, with protein MPSDRNPVLLIHGIYDTVAKFTALTAYLEQAGWSVHCFNLTPNDGTASLAILAEQVADYVQKNFAPDQKIDLLGFSMGGIVTRYYLQRLGGHTQVQRYISISAPNNGTWLGFGLPRTGVLQMRPGSAFLEDLNRDYAVTLANLQITILWTPYDLMILPPISSRLAIGKEIVIPVPLHAWMVSDRRTLETVKELLLEPPNS; from the coding sequence ATGCCAAGCGATCGCAATCCAGTCCTTCTCATTCATGGTATCTATGACACCGTTGCCAAATTTACAGCCCTGACCGCTTATCTTGAACAGGCCGGTTGGTCAGTTCATTGTTTCAATCTCACCCCTAATGATGGTACAGCTTCTTTGGCCATCCTCGCCGAACAAGTGGCAGATTATGTGCAGAAAAATTTTGCCCCAGACCAAAAAATTGATCTCCTCGGTTTTAGTATGGGCGGTATTGTCACCCGTTATTATTTACAGCGTTTAGGTGGTCATACCCAGGTACAGCGTTACATTAGTATTTCCGCCCCTAATAATGGTACTTGGCTCGGCTTTGGTTTACCTCGAACTGGTGTTTTACAAATGCGGCCAGGCAGTGCTTTTCTGGAAGATCTCAACCGAGATTATGCGGTGACGTTAGCAAATCTTCAGATCACAATTCTTTGGACACCCTACGATTTAATGATTCTGCCACCGATTAGTTCCCGATTAGCGATCGGCAAGGAAATTGTGATCCCTGTTCCCCTTCATGCCTGGATGGTGTCAGATCGACGAACTTTGGAAACCGTCAAAGAATTGTTGTTAGAGCCGCCCAATTCCTAG
- a CDS encoding acyltransferase family protein produces MTSDLPLPGQGWSLTERDPATIQSLMPFWGWFYQHYFRVQTDGWQHIPDSKVLLVGSHNGGLSTPDMVMMLYDWFRYQGFERPIYGLMHPTVWKMSPPMARLAVKVGAVQAHPRMAIAALHHGASVLVYPGGAQDVFRPFSQRHQIYFAGRKGFIKLAIREHVPIVPAISVGSHETLLVMTDCYEQIKFLHDLGMPWLFDVDPVVFPIYLGLPWGVAFGPLPHLPIPLTIHTRICEPIILERYGPIAARDRDYVDYCYDLVVNKMQADLDQLVAKTQQKQPKIQQQDW; encoded by the coding sequence TTGACTTCTGACTTACCATTACCTGGTCAAGGTTGGTCATTAACAGAACGCGATCCCGCTACTATTCAAAGTTTGATGCCCTTTTGGGGATGGTTTTATCAGCATTATTTTCGGGTACAAACCGATGGTTGGCAGCATATTCCCGATAGTAAAGTATTGCTCGTCGGTTCCCACAATGGCGGTTTATCTACGCCAGATATGGTAATGATGCTCTACGATTGGTTTCGTTATCAGGGTTTTGAGCGTCCGATCTATGGTTTAATGCACCCGACCGTTTGGAAAATGAGTCCACCAATGGCTCGCTTGGCGGTGAAAGTGGGGGCGGTACAAGCTCATCCTAGAATGGCGATCGCCGCGTTACATCATGGAGCCAGTGTTTTAGTCTATCCAGGGGGAGCGCAGGATGTATTTCGTCCTTTTTCCCAACGGCATCAAATCTATTTTGCTGGTCGTAAAGGTTTTATTAAATTGGCCATTCGGGAACACGTCCCCATTGTGCCAGCTATTTCCGTTGGTTCCCACGAAACGCTTTTGGTGATGACGGATTGCTATGAACAGATCAAGTTTTTACATGATTTGGGAATGCCCTGGTTATTTGATGTGGATCCGGTTGTTTTTCCCATTTATCTGGGTTTACCCTGGGGGGTGGCTTTTGGCCCCCTTCCTCATTTACCCATTCCTCTGACCATCCATACCCGTATCTGTGAACCAATTATTCTAGAACGTTATGGGCCCATTGCTGCCCGCGATCGCGATTATGTGGACTATTGTTATGATTTAGTCGTGAATAAAATGCAGGCGGATTTAGATCAATTGGTGGCAAAAACCCAACAAAAGCAACCCAAAATTCAGCAACAAGATTGGTGA
- a CDS encoding Uma2 family endonuclease, giving the protein MVTTPIVPNLENRTVLTHISWQTYQSLLTDWAEFSHQRLTYNQGTLEIMSPLPEHEASKRILGRFVESATEELGLEICSLGSTTWSRKDLSKGLEPDECYYITQEAIARGKDRFDLNIDPAPDLAIEIDLTSSSLERLSIYAALGVGEVWRFDGQDLWIYSLEKGDYSLQEASKVLPILTRFDLLRFLSKKGKLGENAILREFRQWLRQQLK; this is encoded by the coding sequence ATGGTTACTACTCCCATTGTCCCCAATCTTGAAAATCGAACCGTTTTAACCCACATTAGTTGGCAAACCTATCAATCCCTGCTTACAGATTGGGCTGAATTTTCCCATCAACGTCTCACCTATAATCAAGGCACGTTAGAGATTATGAGTCCTCTGCCGGAACATGAGGCCAGTAAACGAATTTTAGGTCGCTTTGTGGAGTCCGCTACTGAAGAATTAGGACTAGAAATTTGCAGTCTCGGTTCAACCACCTGGAGCCGTAAAGACCTAAGCAAAGGACTTGAACCAGATGAATGTTATTACATTACCCAAGAGGCGATCGCGAGAGGAAAAGATCGTTTTGATCTAAATATCGATCCTGCCCCAGATTTGGCGATCGAGATTGATTTAACCAGCAGTTCCCTAGAGCGTTTGAGCATTTACGCAGCTTTAGGAGTGGGGGAAGTGTGGCGATTTGATGGACAAGATCTGTGGATTTATAGCCTAGAAAAAGGTGACTATAGTCTTCAGGAAGCATCTAAAGTATTGCCCATTTTAACCCGTTTTGACCTACTGCGTTTTTTGTCCAAAAAAGGTAAACTGGGCGAAAATGCAATCCTCCGAGAATTTCGTCAATGGTTACGCCAACAATTAAAATAA
- a CDS encoding DUF4327 family protein, translated as MTNQLAHPMEKFQRKMASLVESKAIKPNDSLWKLALLYGDDWNFWKKELEEFGFAMQDPIKEVLAVEAWDED; from the coding sequence ATGACGAATCAGCTTGCTCATCCGATGGAGAAGTTCCAAAGAAAAATGGCTTCTCTCGTAGAATCCAAAGCAATTAAACCCAATGACAGTCTTTGGAAATTAGCTCTACTGTATGGAGATGATTGGAATTTCTGGAAAAAAGAATTGGAAGAGTTTGGTTTTGCAATGCAAGATCCGATTAAGGAAGTCCTAGCTGTTGAAGCCTGGGACGAGGACTAA
- a CDS encoding pentapeptide repeat-containing protein — protein MLTPCQKRWFSLILLLGSLLGLWLSSGQPVLASGDRLPLTVTLLEERLNHPVLNDGALTIDLQNLVIDLTPENSLFRDQFYQQVKSLLSHSSKALGLDFSHSLIQGDFQVSRLGLYTQLTNATLPQNLSPIEQEQLHSDPDFLTENNGQPKTITVFRGLLKFPDALFTGKTNFSNTFFLQRIEGKEAKFTQEANWAGSRFGRDLDLSGSIWGRNLDWSQSLWLGNSKFRQVQFQSSVDFSHSHFLGLVDFEQSQFFQVANFTNVQWLKIVNFRQCSWRDRLLFSGSRFFQDLNLNGATLEKSAAFRYSRFSHLADLQDVKLLGQLDFSNAIFFPFAKINVAGLAFDSEQAKLLGDKNIIGKVLSLPALEGNETVIRNLVRNFRNLEQIPDANQMEYTSQLLLLQQLNQELRNWPTDRQLLLTWVNHFSQWLLLVNLLLFSNYGTNVSLVIGIGMISIAFFGACFGLIDRVRRWQPNPILPSRLESLDLFLSWFLLTLLGLINVFTSTQHPWSTLWGLGLMILPLSGGLIFKLYSQGRYHDLLQVSYFTQEGTLRQLRLLIVRLPIIPEFPFFRDRYMPLVWERRWNWLNYYDFSCNNFLKLGFNDIRLRDEHVPGLISILVWYQWSLGILYLTLLLWTLSRTIPGLNLLIYLS, from the coding sequence ATGCTGACCCCTTGTCAGAAACGCTGGTTTAGCCTCATCCTTCTGCTGGGAAGTCTGCTTGGGCTGTGGCTCAGTAGTGGTCAGCCCGTTTTGGCCAGTGGCGATCGCCTCCCCCTTACCGTCACCTTATTGGAGGAGCGATTAAACCACCCAGTGCTCAATGATGGAGCCTTAACCATTGATCTTCAGAATTTAGTCATTGATCTAACCCCCGAAAATTCCCTATTCCGTGACCAGTTTTATCAACAAGTTAAATCGCTTCTTAGCCATAGCAGTAAAGCTCTTGGACTCGATTTCAGTCATAGTTTAATTCAAGGCGATTTTCAAGTGAGTCGGTTGGGGCTTTATACTCAACTCACCAATGCCACTCTTCCTCAAAATCTTTCTCCCATTGAACAAGAGCAATTACATTCTGATCCCGATTTTTTAACGGAAAACAATGGTCAGCCTAAAACAATCACCGTTTTTCGGGGATTATTAAAATTTCCAGATGCCCTATTTACAGGAAAAACCAATTTTTCTAACACTTTTTTTTTACAACGGATAGAAGGCAAGGAGGCAAAATTTACCCAGGAAGCTAATTGGGCCGGTAGTCGTTTTGGACGAGACTTAGATTTGTCGGGTAGTATTTGGGGACGCAATCTCGACTGGAGTCAGAGTTTATGGCTGGGCAATAGTAAATTTCGCCAAGTTCAGTTTCAAAGTAGCGTTGATTTTAGTCATAGTCATTTTTTAGGATTGGTCGATTTTGAGCAATCCCAGTTCTTTCAAGTGGCTAATTTTACCAATGTGCAATGGCTCAAGATCGTTAATTTTAGGCAATGCAGTTGGCGCGATCGCCTTTTATTTTCAGGGAGCCGTTTTTTCCAAGATTTAAACTTGAATGGAGCCACTCTCGAAAAATCTGCGGCCTTTCGCTACAGTCGTTTTAGCCATTTGGCAGATCTACAGGATGTCAAACTATTAGGACAACTTGATTTTAGTAATGCGATCTTTTTTCCCTTTGCGAAAATTAACGTTGCGGGACTTGCCTTTGACTCTGAACAGGCAAAACTGCTGGGTGATAAAAATATTATCGGCAAAGTTCTCTCCCTACCGGCCCTAGAAGGGAATGAAACTGTTATTCGCAATTTAGTGCGTAATTTTCGGAATCTAGAGCAAATTCCTGATGCTAATCAGATGGAATATACCAGTCAGTTACTATTGCTTCAACAGTTAAATCAAGAACTCCGTAACTGGCCCACTGATAGACAATTATTATTAACCTGGGTCAATCATTTTAGTCAATGGCTACTACTCGTTAACCTATTACTCTTTAGTAACTATGGCACTAACGTCAGTCTTGTTATCGGCATTGGCATGATTAGCATTGCTTTCTTTGGAGCCTGTTTTGGTTTGATTGATCGAGTAAGACGTTGGCAGCCTAACCCCATCTTACCGTCTCGTCTAGAGAGTCTAGATCTCTTCCTGAGTTGGTTTCTGCTCACCTTATTGGGCTTAATTAATGTATTTACCTCGACTCAGCATCCCTGGTCAACGCTGTGGGGATTAGGTCTAATGATTTTGCCTTTATCCGGTGGATTAATTTTCAAACTCTATTCCCAGGGACGGTATCATGATTTGCTCCAGGTTTCTTACTTTACCCAGGAGGGTACTCTACGCCAATTGCGCCTCTTAATTGTTCGTCTTCCTATCATTCCTGAATTTCCTTTTTTCCGCGATCGCTATATGCCCCTGGTATGGGAACGACGTTGGAACTGGCTAAATTACTATGATTTTAGCTGCAATAATTTTCTAAAACTCGGTTTTAACGATATTCGCCTACGAGACGAACATGTTCCTGGTCTGATCAGTATTTTAGTTTGGTATCAATGGAGTTTAGGGATTCTTTATTTAACCCTACTACTCTGGACATTATCCCGCACCATTCCAGGGTTAAACCTGTTGATTTATCTCAGTTAA
- a CDS encoding DUF2103 domain-containing protein, giving the protein MNSGAKGRLVWNHSTHLDGLIPRLEKLITFEGIGTVTPGVISRTRSHVPQFRFRVSVPIRGGYKVIARQGKTAQEIFILTELSQDGLTSLLAIL; this is encoded by the coding sequence ATGAACTCCGGGGCCAAAGGAAGACTTGTGTGGAATCATTCTACCCATTTAGACGGTTTGATCCCCCGCTTAGAAAAATTGATTACCTTTGAGGGCATTGGCACGGTAACGCCTGGGGTAATTAGTCGGACTCGTAGTCATGTTCCTCAATTCCGCTTTCGGGTGTCTGTACCGATTCGGGGTGGCTACAAGGTAATTGCCAGACAGGGAAAAACGGCTCAGGAAATTTTTATTTTGACAGAACTTTCCCAGGATGGGCTAACGTCTTTACTGGCCATCCTCTAA
- the clpS gene encoding ATP-dependent Clp protease adapter ClpS, with protein sequence MRQESLAALPLVASASTATPDRATTVVRKTYPNYKVIVLNDDFNTFQHVAQCLMTYIPNMNSDRAWELTNQVHDEGQAIVWVGPQEPAELYHQQLRRAGLTMAPLEAA encoded by the coding sequence ATGCGTCAAGAATCATTGGCTGCCCTGCCCCTAGTGGCCTCTGCTTCGACGGCCACCCCTGATCGCGCCACCACAGTCGTTCGTAAAACCTATCCCAACTACAAAGTTATCGTCTTAAATGATGATTTCAATACTTTTCAGCACGTTGCCCAATGTTTGATGACCTATATTCCCAACATGAATAGCGATCGCGCCTGGGAACTCACCAACCAAGTCCACGATGAGGGGCAAGCGATCGTTTGGGTCGGGCCCCAGGAACCCGCAGAACTCTACCATCAACAACTACGACGGGCCGGACTGACCATGGCTCCTTTGGAGGCTGCCTAG
- the pyk gene encoding pyruvate kinase gives MKPLSHRTKIVATIGPASSSREILIAMIQAGMNVARLNFSHGSYEDHAKIVTLLRSVSLELDNPITLLQDLQGPKIRVGYLPQGEILLKKGTFITLIPLEQADLFPDAIAIDYPHLAEEACMGERILMDDGLLELKVTQVEAQKVICQVVNGGILKSRKGVNIPGLDLKLPSMTDKDKQDLEFGLAQGIDWVSLSFVRKAEDILFLKAFLAERGHSSLSVMAKIEKPQAIAHLDEIIAVVDGLMVARGDLGVEMNPEKVPLLQKRIIQACNFKSIPVITATQMLDSMIHNPRPTRAEASDVANAIIDGTDAVMLSGESAVGAYPIQSVAMLCKIAEEVEKEFHFDNVPPADNTETHALSEALNVIDEILPLRYVVTFTSSGHTALLASNQRPSVPVVALTPDERVYHALNLIWGVIPLLIDYQVETFEDLVQQAETNLCDRNLVNNGDKILIIAGIPTKISRGTNFMKIHTINSSNCQKTLD, from the coding sequence ATGAAACCCCTCAGTCATCGTACTAAAATTGTAGCCACGATTGGCCCTGCCAGTAGTTCTAGAGAAATTCTAATTGCGATGATCCAAGCCGGCATGAATGTGGCTCGTCTTAATTTTTCTCATGGTAGCTATGAAGATCACGCCAAAATAGTGACATTATTGCGTTCTGTCTCGCTCGAATTAGACAATCCTATTACCCTTTTGCAAGATTTACAGGGGCCAAAAATTCGGGTTGGTTACTTACCTCAGGGAGAAATATTGCTAAAAAAGGGAACGTTTATTACCCTGATTCCGTTAGAGCAAGCCGATCTCTTTCCCGACGCGATCGCGATCGATTACCCCCATCTGGCAGAGGAAGCCTGTATGGGGGAAAGAATTTTAATGGATGATGGCTTACTGGAATTAAAAGTAACTCAAGTAGAGGCTCAAAAGGTAATCTGCCAGGTTGTTAATGGCGGTATTTTAAAAAGTCGAAAAGGAGTCAACATTCCAGGGTTGGATTTAAAATTACCTTCCATGACGGATAAAGATAAACAGGATTTGGAGTTTGGTTTAGCTCAAGGCATTGATTGGGTTTCTCTCAGTTTTGTACGGAAAGCGGAAGATATTTTATTCCTGAAAGCCTTTCTGGCTGAACGCGGCCATAGTTCTCTATCTGTAATGGCTAAGATTGAAAAGCCCCAGGCGATCGCCCATTTAGATGAAATTATTGCCGTAGTTGATGGACTGATGGTGGCCAGGGGAGATCTGGGCGTAGAAATGAACCCAGAAAAAGTGCCCCTACTGCAAAAACGAATTATTCAGGCTTGTAACTTTAAAAGTATTCCCGTGATTACAGCTACCCAAATGTTGGATAGCATGATCCACAATCCTCGGCCGACCCGTGCCGAAGCCAGTGATGTAGCCAATGCCATTATTGATGGAACCGATGCGGTGATGCTGTCAGGGGAATCAGCCGTGGGAGCTTACCCAATTCAGTCCGTCGCCATGCTCTGTAAAATTGCTGAAGAGGTGGAAAAAGAGTTTCATTTTGATAATGTGCCCCCCGCAGACAATACGGAAACCCATGCCCTGAGTGAGGCCCTTAATGTGATTGACGAGATTTTACCCCTACGTTATGTCGTCACCTTTACCAGTTCGGGTCATACGGCTCTTTTGGCTTCCAATCAACGACCCTCTGTTCCTGTTGTGGCTCTAACCCCTGACGAAAGGGTTTATCATGCCTTGAATTTAATTTGGGGGGTGATTCCATTGTTGATCGATTATCAAGTGGAAACCTTTGAGGATTTAGTTCAACAGGCCGAAACCAATCTTTGCGATCGCAATTTAGTTAATAATGGCGACAAAATTTTGATTATTGCCGGGATTCCTACCAAAATCTCCAGGGGAACAAATTTCATGAAAATTCACACGATTAATTCGAGCAATTGTCAGAAAACCTTGGATTAA
- a CDS encoding response regulator, which produces MSAHKILVIDDSKVIRMRVRDMLPQGNFDILEARDGVEGYNMIRSEKPNLIMLDLLLPKMSGWEVYQEIQKEYELKSIPLVLMSGRKEEVLEKLTEPFEYFSFVEKPFEQRELVAAIKEAMVKAKKHPKPVAVAASVSTSASTSGASNQEMAAEIQALKQQMAKMSGEVENLKKQISQLVTFIKQRL; this is translated from the coding sequence ATGTCAGCCCATAAAATTCTGGTTATCGACGACAGTAAGGTTATTCGGATGCGGGTTCGGGATATGCTCCCCCAGGGCAACTTTGATATCTTAGAGGCTAGGGATGGAGTCGAAGGCTACAACATGATCCGTAGCGAGAAGCCGAATTTAATCATGTTAGATCTCCTCTTGCCTAAAATGAGTGGCTGGGAAGTCTATCAAGAAATTCAAAAAGAATATGAACTAAAAAGTATTCCTTTGGTGCTGATGTCAGGACGAAAAGAAGAAGTCCTCGAAAAACTGACAGAACCCTTTGAATATTTCTCCTTTGTGGAAAAGCCTTTTGAACAGCGAGAATTAGTAGCGGCCATTAAAGAGGCGATGGTTAAGGCGAAGAAACATCCTAAACCCGTCGCCGTGGCCGCTTCTGTCTCAACCTCAGCCAGCACTAGTGGGGCTAGTAATCAGGAAATGGCGGCAGAAATTCAAGCTCTCAAACAACAGATGGCAAAAATGTCAGGGGAAGTGGAAAATCTCAAGAAACAAATTTCCCAATTAGTGACTTTTATCAAACAACGGCTGTAG
- the fabD gene encoding ACP S-malonyltransferase gives MTIAWVFPGQGSQAVGMGTDLIDNAIAKEKFAKAEQILGWSVVERCQSNEEELSQTVYTQPCLYVIESILTDLLKQQGQIPDYVAGHSLGEYSALYAAGVFDFATGLELVKRRSQLMNEAQGGKMAALMKFDHEQLTQVIKNTPDVVLANDNSKEQAVISGTPTAVDSVLAQVKAKRTVPLKVSGAFHSPLMAEAAQQFEDILQASFFSDAQMPVFSNVDPTPETDAQILKQRLSEQMTGSVRWREIMLALPQVNIQNVWEVGPGKVLAGLIKRTCPHLTVKNLSHLTDVI, from the coding sequence ATGACAATAGCATGGGTATTTCCAGGACAAGGTTCCCAGGCGGTCGGTATGGGAACCGATCTCATCGATAACGCGATCGCCAAAGAGAAGTTTGCCAAAGCAGAACAAATTTTAGGATGGTCTGTGGTGGAACGCTGTCAGAGCAATGAAGAGGAGTTATCTCAGACCGTTTATACTCAACCCTGTCTCTATGTCATTGAAAGCATTTTGACGGATTTATTAAAACAACAAGGCCAGATTCCAGACTATGTGGCCGGCCATAGTTTAGGTGAATATTCGGCTCTCTACGCAGCAGGTGTATTTGATTTTGCGACGGGCTTGGAATTGGTCAAACGGCGATCGCAACTAATGAATGAAGCCCAGGGCGGTAAAATGGCAGCCTTGATGAAATTTGACCATGAGCAACTAACCCAAGTCATCAAAAATACACCGGATGTCGTCCTGGCGAACGATAACAGTAAAGAACAGGCCGTCATTTCTGGCACTCCCACTGCCGTTGATTCCGTCCTGGCCCAGGTTAAAGCCAAACGAACTGTTCCCCTCAAAGTTTCTGGTGCTTTTCATTCTCCCCTCATGGCAGAAGCCGCTCAACAATTTGAAGATATTCTCCAAGCCAGCTTTTTCTCTGATGCCCAAATGCCCGTCTTTTCCAATGTTGACCCCACACCGGAAACCGATGCCCAGATCCTGAAACAGCGTCTCAGTGAACAAATGACCGGCTCAGTCCGTTGGCGAGAAATTATGTTAGCACTGCCCCAGGTAAATATTCAAAATGTCTGGGAAGTCGGGCCGGGTAAGGTTCTAGCCGGCTTAATCAAACGGACTTGTCCCCATTTAACCGTAAAAAATCTCAGCCATCTCACAGACGTAATCTAA
- a CDS encoding ACP S-malonyltransferase, whose translation MTFAELDLPTDSDDRIVWRLAQENQMILLTANRSMKGKDSLEQVMREESISVFLPVVTISNADRLLNDSEYRGRYVEKLIEIVLDIDSYRGARRIFIP comes from the coding sequence TTGACCTTTGCAGAACTGGATTTGCCCACCGACAGTGACGATAGAATTGTTTGGCGACTAGCTCAAGAGAATCAGATGATTTTGTTGACAGCTAACCGCAGTATGAAGGGCAAAGATTCGCTAGAGCAAGTTATGCGTGAAGAAAGCATCTCTGTATTCCTACCTGTTGTCACAATTAGCAATGCTGATCGATTACTCAACGATTCTGAATATCGAGGTCGGTACGTTGAAAAGTTGATTGAAATTGTTCTCGATATTGATAGTTATCGAGGAGCAAGACGAATTTTTATTCCGTAG
- a CDS encoding IS1 family transposase, which yields MSTLNKSSIDLLSDIGLPQEKEEALFQKNCPHCYSEKVKIHSHYQTKGNGERKMFICQECGSCFAETYGSVIAGLETPLSEIVKVLKARMEGIGLNAAARVFGYAKTTILNWEKKLSGLQETLFLYALVNEFVKLVIEGDELYTKVGKNKEASASEGWTIVLMDRASRFIWHLKCGKKEQKLFLEAMMTVAELFERSAESLQLFTDGEKRYSQLLFNICHEVLRTGKRGRPTKVLPKGMVVRLKNKSSKRRDSEGKLEKVETPKTEHPETTEKPEDKDVHANHVEAFNSSLRRYLAAFRRRTNTYAKSVVGLQRVLDIFWMVHNFVRSHFTTKKVPAVALGIIQKGLTWEDLLQIRLIC from the coding sequence ATGTCAACATTGAATAAAAGCTCAATTGACCTCCTAAGTGATATTGGCTTACCTCAAGAGAAAGAGGAAGCCTTATTTCAGAAAAACTGCCCTCATTGCTATAGTGAAAAAGTAAAAATACATTCTCATTACCAAACGAAAGGTAACGGGGAACGTAAAATGTTCATCTGTCAAGAATGTGGTTCTTGTTTTGCTGAGACTTATGGTAGCGTAATCGCTGGCTTAGAAACCCCATTAAGTGAAATTGTAAAAGTATTAAAAGCCAGAATGGAAGGAATAGGATTAAATGCAGCAGCCCGAGTATTCGGCTACGCAAAAACAACAATATTGAATTGGGAAAAGAAATTATCAGGATTACAAGAGACATTATTTTTATACGCCTTAGTGAATGAATTTGTTAAATTAGTAATAGAAGGGGATGAACTATACACAAAAGTTGGAAAAAATAAAGAAGCAAGTGCCTCTGAGGGGTGGACAATCGTGCTCATGGACAGGGCTAGCCGCTTTATTTGGCATTTAAAATGTGGTAAAAAAGAGCAGAAATTATTTCTAGAAGCAATGATGACGGTAGCGGAATTATTTGAAAGGAGTGCAGAATCTCTCCAGTTATTTACAGATGGAGAAAAGCGATATAGTCAACTGCTATTTAATATTTGTCACGAAGTATTAAGGACTGGGAAGCGAGGTCGTCCCACCAAAGTATTACCGAAGGGTATGGTGGTAAGATTAAAAAATAAGAGTAGTAAACGTCGAGATTCTGAGGGTAAACTAGAGAAAGTAGAAACTCCGAAAACTGAACATCCTGAGACAACAGAAAAACCAGAAGACAAGGATGTTCATGCCAACCACGTTGAGGCATTTAATAGTTCTCTACGACGCTATTTAGCCGCCTTTCGTCGTCGAACAAATACTTATGCTAAATCTGTTGTGGGATTACAGCGAGTGCTAGATATTTTCTGGATGGTTCATAACTTTGTTCGCAGCCATTTTACGACGAAAAAAGTTCCTGCGGTAGCTCTCGGTATAATTCAAAAAGGGTTAACTTGGGAGGACTTACTCCAAATTCGCCTGATTTGTTGA